ACCGCTCGATTCACGCTCACATTCGGGAGAGATTTCCGATGATTCGCATTGGCATAGTGGCCCTGCTGGGAATCACAATGGTTGGCTGTGGCAACTCCGCGTATGTGCCAGTTTCCGGGACGATCACCTACAATGGCACGCCATTGGCAAAGGCACAGGTGATCTTCCAACCGACAGCCGCCTCCGGAACGGATACCGGCGGGGTCGGCTCCTTCGCCATGACCAACGATGCGGGCCAATTTACCCTGGAAGCATCCACCATTACCCCCACGCCTGGTGCATGGGTCGGCAATCACACCGTCCGCATCGCCTTGCCGCCCGATGGTGCCAGTTCCGGGGAAGAATCCGATGCCGCCGCTCCGGGCAAAGGCAAAAAAGCATTCAAGCAGCCAATCCCCGAGAAATACAACACGCAATCGACGCTGACCTTCAGTGTCCCCGCAGGCGGCACAACCACCGCCGACTTCAAACTGGAAGGCCCCCCCTTGCCCAAGCGATAAGCCCACCGCCAGATTCTGCGATGGGGCAAAATCTTCCGCTTGGTGGCGTGGGTCAATTGACGGAGATCGCAAATTCGTTTATGATTGCTTGAATATCGATCTCCTGACAAGGTCACCGATGTGGGATTGAATCGATTCGGCAACCGAACACGAAGGGCGTGCCATGGCTCTCGAATGGGTCCTCAATCTGTCGTGTCTTC
This DNA window, taken from Tuwongella immobilis, encodes the following:
- a CDS encoding transthyretin-like family protein, giving the protein MIRIGIVALLGITMVGCGNSAYVPVSGTITYNGTPLAKAQVIFQPTAASGTDTGGVGSFAMTNDAGQFTLEASTITPTPGAWVGNHTVRIALPPDGASSGEESDAAAPGKGKKAFKQPIPEKYNTQSTLTFSVPAGGTTTADFKLEGPPLPKR